The following are from one region of the Candidatus Edwardsbacteria bacterium genome:
- the rpmA gene encoding 50S ribosomal protein L27, which yields MAHKKGVGSSRNGRESNAQRLGIKAFGNQKVTAGAVLVRQRGTKFHPGLNVMRGKDDTLFAISDGFVWFESRGRDGKKISVYPEPKVNAASK from the coding sequence ATGGCACATAAAAAAGGCGTTGGATCATCCCGAAACGGCCGCGAGAGCAATGCTCAGCGGCTGGGCATCAAGGCTTTCGGCAACCAGAAGGTAACCGCCGGAGCGGTGTTGGTCCGGCAGCGGGGGACCAAATTCCATCCTGGGCTCAACGTGATGCGGGGAAAGGATGACACCCTGTTTGCGATATCGGACGGTTTTGTCTGGTTTGAATCCCGGGGTCGGGACGGCAAAAAGATAAGCGTATATCCCGAACCCAAAGTCAACGCGGCGAGCAAATAG